One genomic window of Mucilaginibacter sp. SJ includes the following:
- a CDS encoding RagB/SusD family nutrient uptake outer membrane protein, translating into MKNVIKFIVVLGLFATCSCKKSFLDKEPLGVLSSATFSADTTTLGLAVNRLYGSIAWREFRIGQHQYSTKEMCGDDFIVGGNADFKVFQDYSYLTDNYMIERYWGRAFENIHYCNVVIDRTSTLKAPYSAQLFEAQAKYFRAYYNFDLTNVFGDAPLRDHDPVSTAEYNIPKSSHADIIKLVISDLKYAIDHLPTRSQWGTANLGRVTKGTAQGLLSKVYLYEQDYANAKLYAEAVINGGEYSLYSNYRNLFSPDQLYSTENMMPGGFIYNTSLPAGRQYGPYLQYQGLPSLGSNGDIFPSPNLVNSYEKGDPRMSATIFTKTDIIPGFNNNQPVAFPASTNYANKKVIWPYSYWNGGNFNFQSVNPMYLRYADIILIAAEANNELGNISDALKYLEMIRFRARGNKTFAASVAAGENDGAGILPQIITTDKTALRLAIWHERRIELALEFNRWYDLVRYNKVAGPNGSSGTGYTENLLKTVYGRTNFNYAKFSHFPLPQTFVTSSNGVLKQNSAW; encoded by the coding sequence ATGAAAAATGTTATAAAATTCATTGTTGTTTTAGGGCTTTTTGCGACATGTTCCTGCAAAAAGAGCTTTCTTGATAAAGAGCCGCTTGGGGTGCTTTCGAGCGCAACCTTTTCGGCCGATACAACAACGCTTGGTTTGGCGGTAAACCGCCTTTATGGCTCCATTGCCTGGAGAGAATTCCGGATAGGGCAACACCAGTATTCAACAAAAGAAATGTGCGGCGATGACTTTATTGTGGGCGGGAATGCTGACTTTAAGGTGTTTCAGGATTACAGCTACCTCACGGATAATTACATGATAGAGCGCTACTGGGGACGGGCCTTTGAAAACATCCACTACTGCAACGTAGTTATTGACCGCACCTCAACTTTGAAAGCACCCTATTCGGCACAATTATTTGAAGCCCAGGCCAAATATTTCAGGGCTTATTATAACTTCGACCTGACGAATGTATTCGGCGATGCACCGCTGCGTGACCACGACCCGGTTTCAACCGCAGAATATAATATTCCTAAAAGCTCACATGCGGATATCATTAAGCTGGTAATATCAGACCTGAAGTATGCTATAGATCACTTGCCAACGAGAAGCCAATGGGGAACGGCCAACCTCGGCCGTGTTACCAAAGGCACGGCACAGGGACTTTTATCGAAGGTTTATCTTTATGAGCAGGATTATGCTAACGCGAAGTTATATGCCGAAGCAGTTATCAATGGCGGCGAATACAGCCTTTACAGCAATTACCGCAACCTGTTCAGCCCCGATCAATTGTATTCTACTGAAAATATGATGCCCGGTGGATTTATTTACAACACATCCCTGCCTGCCGGACGCCAGTACGGACCTTACCTTCAATACCAGGGGCTTCCCTCGCTGGGTTCAAATGGAGATATCTTCCCCTCACCTAACCTGGTTAACAGTTATGAAAAAGGTGACCCGAGAATGAGCGCGACTATTTTTACGAAAACTGACATCATTCCCGGCTTTAACAACAACCAGCCGGTGGCATTCCCGGCATCCACCAATTATGCCAATAAAAAAGTAATCTGGCCGTATTCATACTGGAACGGCGGTAACTTTAACTTTCAGAGTGTTAACCCGATGTACCTCAGGTATGCCGACATCATTTTGATAGCCGCCGAAGCCAATAATGAGCTGGGCAATATATCCGACGCGTTGAAATACCTGGAAATGATCCGTTTCAGAGCCCGTGGTAATAAAACATTCGCGGCATCAGTCGCAGCAGGCGAAAATGATGGAGCGGGTATCCTTCCACAAATTATAACTACGGATAAAACAGCATTGCGGTTAGCTATCTGGCATGAACGCCGGATAGAGCTGGCCCTCGAATTCAATCGTTGGTACGACCTGGTAAGATATAACAAAGTGGCTGGTCCCAATGGCAGTTCAGGCACTGGCTACACAGAAAACCTGCTCAAGACTGTTTATGGGAGAACTAATTTTAATTACGCCAAATTCAGTCATTTCCCTCTTCCGCAAACATTTGTTACTTCATCAAATGGCGTACTCAAACAAAACAGCGCATGGTAA